The Oceanidesulfovibrio indonesiensis DNA segment TGGAGGACCCGCGCCATGGGCCGGCTTTTTCCAACGATGAAAAACCGCTGGTAATTCTTGGAGAGCTTGGCCTTGAGGCTGACGTTCTCCAGCCGCAAATCCTCCTCCCGCGCGCGGACCTGGCGCTGGATGTTCACCACCTGGGAGATGAGCGTGGCCACGATGGTGAGGAAGCGGATGTCCTCTTCAAAAGAGACTTCCGGGCCGAAGAGGCGGTCCACGTTGAGAACGCCGATGGGGTGGCCATGCAGCATGATGGGCACGCCGATGAACGAGACCTTGTCCTTCTCGAATCGGCGAGACTTGGTTTTGTCCAGAAACAGCGGCTCCTTAGCGATGTCCGGCACCACGAACGGCTTGGCCGTGCGGAAGATGCGGCCCGTGACGCCTTCATCCAGATTGTAGACCCCGCGCATGACCTCTTCTTCTGTGAGACCGTGTGATGCGCGGATAAGCAGCTTCTCGGACTGGTCGTCCTGCAGCGTCACCGTGGCGCGCTTCATGGAGAGCTCCTCGCTCAGAATGCGCAGGATGACGCCGATGGTCTCTTCGAGGTCCAGAGTCTCGCCGATGACGCGACTGATCTCGTACAAGACCTGGAGTTCGAGGGCTATGAGGCTCTGACGCATGATGGTTCGCCCCGAGGCGTTTGGGTGCAATGGAAATGGATGCCTGTACTGGTGTTACCATAATGTCGTTTTCACGAATTTGCAAAATACTTTTTTCAACTTTGATAGAATGCCTCGGCAATATTGCGCAGCCGTTCGCCGAGGCGTTCATAATGTGATCCGGCCCAGTAGATACGTCCGCACGAAGGACACATGGTGAATTTCTCGTAATACTTCCTCGTTTTAGGCTCCAGCCTGTGCAGCACATCCTTTTTATCCACGGGAACGAGCGGCTCATTGCAGCGAGCGCACCGCGTGAAGGACGCATACGGCGGCGCAAGGCCAAAAAACCGCAGCGTTTCCAAAAGTTGTTCTTCCGTCTCGCCGCTTCGTAGAAGCCGTCCCCACACCACCTTGCTGCGCTTGAGAAGGGCGCGGTCCCGGGTGAGCACGATACGCCTTTCTTCTTCGGCCATTTGCGCCGCCTCGGCGTCGGTAAGGGTGTTGTCGTAGAATGTATCGAACCCGAGCACGCGCAACTGAGTGGCAAGACCGCCCACATTCACGTCGGCGAGGAATGCGGGGCGAGCCGGCGCCCACGGCTTGAGTCTCGTCGGCCTGGTGAAGTCCACAGGCGGCTCTGGCGGAATGACCTCGATTGTCTGACCGGCCTGGAGCAGGTGGCCGAACCCGACCTCCCGGCCCTCCACACGTAACGCGCCCACCTCGGTATGCGGCGGGCCGATGGCTTCCAGCGCATCCTTCAGCGATGTGCGGCGTTTCAAAGGATACTCCACGATACCGTTTGCAGGGGCGCTCCTGAAGGGCGGGTTGGCCAGGTGCGGCAAGTCACCACCCAGGACGAAGCGCACCATGGCTGTGCCGCCCTCCTGGTCCTGCATCGAATCGGAAGTCATGGCGTGCGCCGACCCGTCGTGTTAGTGAAGATTGAATGCAACACGTATACCTCGCTTTGGCCCTGGCGGCAGTCGCCGGCGGCTTTGTCCTGGAGTACTGGTGCCGCCGCGCCACCGTGCGCAGCCTGCCTTCCTCCCCGCCGCTCGAGCTCTCAGACAGCTACGGCCCCGGCGAGTTCGACAAGTTTATCCACTACACCCGCGAGAAGACACAGTTCGGCAATGTGCAGGGCATCGTGTCCACCGCTGCGATCTTTCTCTTCATCGCGCTGGGCGGCGTGGGGTGGGCCGATTCCCTGGCAGCGTCCTGGGCCTCTTCCCTGGGCTTTGCTGCCGCTGGGCCGGATGCGAGCCTGGTCGGCGACATCGTTCGCGGCTTGGTGTTCCTGGCGATTCTCGGCGTGCTGTCCGCCGCGCTCGGGTTGCCGTTTACGCTCTATGGCACCTTTGTGCTCGAAGAACGGTTTGGATTCAACCGTACCACAATGCGGACATTTCTGCTCGACCGGATCAAGGGTGCGTTTCTCGCCGTGCTCCTGGGCGGCCCGCTCGTCGCGGCCGTCATCGCCGCGTTCCACCTGGCTGGCGGCTGGGCCTGGCTGGCGGGTTGGGCCGTGGCTTCGGCCTTCTCTCTGCTCATGCTCTGGCTCGGCCCGTCTCTGCTGCTGCCGTTGTTCAACAAGTTCACGCCGCTGGAGCAGGGCGAGCTGCGCAGCGACATCGAACGCTACTGCGAAACCCAGGGGGTGGACGTGACCGGCGTGTATGTGATGGACGGTTCCCGTCGTTCCTCGCGCTCCAACGCTTTCGTCACCGGGCTGGGCAAGAAGAAGCGCATCGCGTTGTTCGATACCCTGCTCGAATCCTTGCGCAAAGACGAAGTGGTCGCGGTGCTTGCCCACGAAGTGGGCCACTACTCTCTTGGCCACATCCCCCGTATTGTCACGGTGGCGCTGCTGCGGAACGCCGCCCTGTTCTTCCTGCTGGGACTGGCGTTGGCAGACCCCGACCTTTACGCCGCCTTCGGCGTGCAGGACATGCCGGTGGCGGCCGGCCTGGTCTGTTTCGGGCTGGCTGTCGCGCCGCTCACCTATGTTCTCAGCGTCGGCGACAATGCATTGTCCCGACTGCATGAACGCCAGGCGGACGCATATGCGGAGCAGACCTTGCGCGAAAACCTGCATGTCGAGGGCGGCGCGAGCCTCGCTGGTGCGCTGAAGAAGCTGGCCACGGACAACCTCGCCAACCCCGATCCGCCACGCATCGCCGTGGTGCTCCACCATTCGCACCCACCCTTGCTGGAGCGCATCAGGCGTCTCAACACGTAGACAACTCGGCGGACGCAATGCCGGCCGTAGCATATGGAAAGACCCGGCGCCTCGTGTGAGGACCGGGCCTTTCTCCTGCGTTCCTGAGGGACACTCCCCCTATCCGGAAGGGCGCACAATGCGCCGGGTTACCGAATACGTTTCTGTCAATTAATAGCGCGCGCCGGGGCAGCCACCGGGACCGCCGCCGTATCCACCACCGCAGCCGCCGCGCGAACCCTTGCCGTAGCCGGAGCCGCCGCAACCGCCATGGCCGAAGCCGCCCCGGGGACCGCGAGGCGCGCCGATCTCCGCGAGTTTGTCGTCCAGCGCATCGCGTTCGGCGCGCATTTCGCCGCGCAGATCACGCATCTTCTGCACGATCTCGCTGATCTTCTGCTCGCTGGCGCCGGCACGGCTCAGGGCATCGAGTTCTGTGTGCAGTGCCCACATCTCCTCGCGCAGGGGATCGACTTTCTTGTCGAATGCTTCAAAGGCGTTCGTCACGGCTTCCTGCTTCTCTGCCGGCAGAGCCTGATACGCCTGGCCGCCAGGTCCGCCGCATCCGCCCCAACCGCCATGACGGGCGGCCTGGGCAACAGTGGCCATGGCGAGCACAACAAGAATCGCCAAGGGAATGAGGTATGAACGTCGCATGGTGTTCCTCCTGATGTTGGACTGAATTGTTTCGGTGCGTCTATTGCAACACACTTGAGCAAGGACGGTGCCAAAGAACGCTTCCCGATTTATTCCCTTTAATTTTAGGATATTAATCGCGGCGCATTGAACACATATGTCCGCACGCAGTTTTCAGGCGTGCATTTTCTATACACCAGAGCGATGCACATGTATCGTTCGTGAACAGGTCGACCGTATGCAGAACCGTTCACCCAGATCTTCCTCCAGCTGGCTCATGGCCGGCGCCGTGGCGATTCTCGTCGTGGTGGTCACGGCGTGGGCGCTGCGCGACATCCAGCGCAACCGGCAAACCACGGAGATGCTGCTCACCCAGCAGGGCGCTGGGCTTATCAAGGCCCTGGAAGCCGGCGCACGCACAGGCATGCGCGGCAGACTGGGCCAGGGCGCCAGACTGCAAGGACTTCTCGAAGAGGCCGGCAGGCAGGACAACATCCTTTTCATCGCCGTGACCGACCGAAACGGCCGGATTCTCGCGCACAGCGACCAGGCCCGAACACAGCAAATGCTTTTCGCATCGGATGCTATGAGTCGCTTCCATCCCGGACCTCAAGCCGCCTCACGGCTCGTGAGCGTCCGCCTGGATGCGCCGGCCGGCGATCCGCTCGAACCGATTGAAGACGCAGCAGGAGACGTTTTTCTCGTCTACCGCAATTTCCTCGCCCCGGACGAAGCACGCAGCCGCCATGGCATGCACGAGTTCCTGTGTCCCGGAAACTGCCCGCCGGACCACGCGGCCCGGCAGTTCGGCCCGGGCCTGATCGTTTTCGTCGGACTGGACCCGGAGCCGTTTTTCGACGCCGTGTCTTCGGACGCCCGCGCCACCATCTTCTTCGCCCTGCTCATCCTGGCCGCTGGCGGCGGCGCTTTTGCCGCGCTATCCTGGGCGGCTCGGGCGCGCGCATCCGGCCGCCAGCTTTCCGAGGCGCGCGCCTTCACGGACGAGCTCGTGGCCAGCCTGCCAGCCGGGCTCATCGCCTGCGACGCCTCGGGCGCGGTGGTCTCCATGAACGACTCCGCAACCCGTCTGTTGAACCTGGACCCTGCCGATTGCATAGGACGCGAACCCTCGGAATTCCTCACGGCGGAATTGTTCGACGTCTTTTCCCTGGCCCACGCCGGCGAGCGCGTGGTGGAGCAGGAAATCACCCTGCCTGCCGGAAATCGGAACACTCAGGAAAAAGAACGCACGCTGCTCGTTTCTGCGTCCGCCGTGACCACTGCTTCGGGCGGGAATGCGGGATGCGTGCTCATCCTGCGCGACGTGAGCGAGCTCAAGCGACTCGAAGAACAGGTGCGCCGACAGGAAAAGCTCGCCGCCGTAGGGCAGCTCGCTGCGGGCGTGGCCCATGAGATCCGCAACCCGCTGAGCTCCATCAAGGGATTCGCCGTGCACCTGGGCAGCCGGTTCCCCAAGGACAGCCCGGACGCCCTTGCCGCCCAGACCCTGGTGGCCGAGACCGACCGGCTGAACCGTGTGGTCACGGAACTCATCGAGTATGCCCGGCCCACCGAGGCATCCAGAACGCCTACTGATCCGGGCGCGGTCATTGACCACACCATGCGGCTTCTGCGGCAGGAAGCCGCCGACGCCGGCGTGACCATGCATTTCGAGCCGTGCGGGGAACTCCCCAAGGTCGATATCGATCCGGATCGTGTGAGCCAGGCCCTGCTCAATCTGTGCCTCAACGCCATCCAGGCCATGGACGAAGGAGGCAGGCTCACGGTCCGCGCCTGCGTCATGGATGGAGCCCTTGAAATCGAAGTCGAGGATACCGGGCCGGGTATAGATCCTGACGTGTACGAGCAGATATTCGACCCGTATTATACCACCAAACCGCGCGGGCAGGGGCTCGGCCTGGCCGTGGTGCGCAAGGTCGCCGAAGCGCACGGAGGCCGGGTGGACATACACTCCACGCCCGACGCGGGCAGCCGTTTCACCCTTGTTCTGCCTACAACGCGGAGCGAATCATGAGCAATATTCTCATTGTGGACGACGACCCGGGCCACCGGTCCATGCTGGAAACCCTGCTCGGCGGGTGGGGTTTCGACATTGCATCGGCCGGCGACGGCGCAGAAGCGGTTGAAAAGGTGGCGCAAGGGCCGTACGACGCCATCCTCATGGACGTGCGCATGGCCGGCATGGACGGCCTGACCGCGCTCAAGAAGATCATGGAGCTGAACTCGGCCATTCCCGTGGTGATCATGACAGCATACGGCTCTGTAGACACCGCGGTCCAGGCGCTCAAGTCCGGCGCGTACGACTACCTGCTCAAACCGCTGGATTTCGAGTTGCTGCGCCACACCCTGGAGCAAGCCCTGGAGCATACGCGGTTGCGCGCCGAGAACATCGACCTCAGGAAAGCACTGGGCGGCGGACACGACGGCTTCGCCTCAATTGTGGGCAAAAGCGAGGCCATGCGCCAATGCATCGCCCTGGCCTCCCAGGTGGCGCCATCCGAGGCCACTGTTCTCGTCACCGGAGAGTCCGGCACGGGCAAGGAGCTCATCGCCCACGCCATCCATCAGGAGAGCCCCCGCGCCGGCAACCCTTTCGTGGCCGTGAATTGCGCCGCACTTCCCGAGACTCTGCTCGAAAGCGAACTCTTCGGACACGAAAAGGGCGCGTTCACGGGAGCGGAGAAAGCCCGCAGCGGCCGCTTCATCGCCGCCGACGGCGGCACCCTCTTTCTGGACGAGATCGGGGAGATGGACATGTCCGTACAGGCCAAGCTGCTGCGCGTGATCCAGGACGGTGAGGTCGCCCGGTTGGGCAGCGACACCACCACGGCCGTGGACGTGCGGCTGGTGACGGCCACCAACCGGGACCTCCTTGCGGACGTGAAGGAAGGAAGATTCCGCGAGGACCTCTACTACCGCCTCCATGTGGTGGCCGTGAACGTGCCGCCTTTGCGGGAACGCCATGGCGATGTTCCTCTGCTTGCAGCCCATTTTCTGGAGCGGTACGCC contains these protein-coding regions:
- a CDS encoding ATP-binding protein, which produces MQNRSPRSSSSWLMAGAVAILVVVVTAWALRDIQRNRQTTEMLLTQQGAGLIKALEAGARTGMRGRLGQGARLQGLLEEAGRQDNILFIAVTDRNGRILAHSDQARTQQMLFASDAMSRFHPGPQAASRLVSVRLDAPAGDPLEPIEDAAGDVFLVYRNFLAPDEARSRHGMHEFLCPGNCPPDHAARQFGPGLIVFVGLDPEPFFDAVSSDARATIFFALLILAAGGGAFAALSWAARARASGRQLSEARAFTDELVASLPAGLIACDASGAVVSMNDSATRLLNLDPADCIGREPSEFLTAELFDVFSLAHAGERVVEQEITLPAGNRNTQEKERTLLVSASAVTTASGGNAGCVLILRDVSELKRLEEQVRRQEKLAAVGQLAAGVAHEIRNPLSSIKGFAVHLGSRFPKDSPDALAAQTLVAETDRLNRVVTELIEYARPTEASRTPTDPGAVIDHTMRLLRQEAADAGVTMHFEPCGELPKVDIDPDRVSQALLNLCLNAIQAMDEGGRLTVRACVMDGALEIEVEDTGPGIDPDVYEQIFDPYYTTKPRGQGLGLAVVRKVAEAHGGRVDIHSTPDAGSRFTLVLPTTRSES
- a CDS encoding M48 family metallopeptidase — translated: MQHVYLALALAAVAGGFVLEYWCRRATVRSLPSSPPLELSDSYGPGEFDKFIHYTREKTQFGNVQGIVSTAAIFLFIALGGVGWADSLAASWASSLGFAAAGPDASLVGDIVRGLVFLAILGVLSAALGLPFTLYGTFVLEERFGFNRTTMRTFLLDRIKGAFLAVLLGGPLVAAVIAAFHLAGGWAWLAGWAVASAFSLLMLWLGPSLLLPLFNKFTPLEQGELRSDIERYCETQGVDVTGVYVMDGSRRSSRSNAFVTGLGKKKRIALFDTLLESLRKDEVVAVLAHEVGHYSLGHIPRIVTVALLRNAALFFLLGLALADPDLYAAFGVQDMPVAAGLVCFGLAVAPLTYVLSVGDNALSRLHERQADAYAEQTLRENLHVEGGASLAGALKKLATDNLANPDPPRIAVVLHHSHPPLLERIRRLNT
- a CDS encoding Mut7-C ubiquitin/RNAse domain-containing protein, which produces MTSDSMQDQEGGTAMVRFVLGGDLPHLANPPFRSAPANGIVEYPLKRRTSLKDALEAIGPPHTEVGALRVEGREVGFGHLLQAGQTIEVIPPEPPVDFTRPTRLKPWAPARPAFLADVNVGGLATQLRVLGFDTFYDNTLTDAEAAQMAEEERRIVLTRDRALLKRSKVVWGRLLRSGETEEQLLETLRFFGLAPPYASFTRCARCNEPLVPVDKKDVLHRLEPKTRKYYEKFTMCPSCGRIYWAGSHYERLGERLRNIAEAFYQS
- a CDS encoding periplasmic heavy metal sensor, producing MRRSYLIPLAILVVLAMATVAQAARHGGWGGCGGPGGQAYQALPAEKQEAVTNAFEAFDKKVDPLREEMWALHTELDALSRAGASEQKISEIVQKMRDLRGEMRAERDALDDKLAEIGAPRGPRGGFGHGGCGGSGYGKGSRGGCGGGYGGGPGGCPGARY
- a CDS encoding sigma-54-dependent transcriptional regulator, whose protein sequence is MSNILIVDDDPGHRSMLETLLGGWGFDIASAGDGAEAVEKVAQGPYDAILMDVRMAGMDGLTALKKIMELNSAIPVVIMTAYGSVDTAVQALKSGAYDYLLKPLDFELLRHTLEQALEHTRLRAENIDLRKALGGGHDGFASIVGKSEAMRQCIALASQVAPSEATVLVTGESGTGKELIAHAIHQESPRAGNPFVAVNCAALPETLLESELFGHEKGAFTGAEKARSGRFIAADGGTLFLDEIGEMDMSVQAKLLRVIQDGEVARLGSDTTTAVDVRLVTATNRDLLADVKEGRFREDLYYRLHVVAVNVPPLRERHGDVPLLAAHFLERYAARNRKSVKGFTPEAMDRMVRYSWPGNVRELENAVERAVVLATAEYVDTAQLPPEVARAGSMAGGRPESDDDTRTLDDVERATILRTLDECEGNKSETARRLGITRATLHKKLKRYGAA